The genome window CATCTAATACTTGCAAAGGTTATTAACGACTACCACTAAAGCAAGAGATAGCAAACCATGTAATCAGTATTTTTCGAGCCCTTCTGCCATAAAACCATGGCTAGCTTGATAATTACATGATCTCTTCACTAATAGTCACTTGGACAGTATTACAACGCCAATAATTGCAGCCTGTCAGTAGGATGTCAATGGGGGAACACACCAGCAATACTTTATGACCTCAAGCGGACAATCATGTAAAATGCAAATTTTCCATGAAGTAAAATATGCTTCATCATTTCAGACACAGACAGGCGAAAAATTATGGAATTTTTGGCAGGCATTGGCCTTGCAATGCAAGGAGCTACAAAAGAGtatgaatattttatttaaagcaaCAAACCACAAAACAGTAGCAGAAGCGAAGGTTGTTACTAGCTGCTGCATCTCGGAGCCACTAGAAATTGTCAAAGTTAATTGGTTCCCTCAAGAACTTTTCCATTTGCTTGGCCCTTGTCTTTATGGACATATCAAAAACCTTCTGGTCAAATTCCACCACCATTCCTCCAAGAATGCTGGGATCAATCTGTACAAACAACAACAAATGAGGGTCCAAAGTCATCGGAAAAAAGCCTATTGAGATAGCATAagcaaggaaaaaaagaaagttaTGAAGGCAAACAACAGTAAGGTTGATAGTAACCATGATCATCTGACAGTCTTAAATGGAAAGCATTATTTAGAATAGGAACTTTCCAGTTAACCGAAGGGACAACAGAGCATGGTCGAAACTTCCCATCAGTACACCCACTTGAAAGTTTTTTCTAAATGCCTTGTGCACTTTCTACCTATTTAGTCACTGGCAGATAGACAAGTACATCCATGGTGACTCTTTCTTGCTCTCCTCTCAGGGAAGAAATATGAATGTAAGATCATTAGCCAAAAAACAGAATGTCAAATGTGTAAAATTGTAGTACTCGCTAACCGCGAGTGACTAAAATTATTTGCATATCTGCTACAGTTCAACAGACATCCATAATGAATATCCAAGATCCAAATTTCTTTAGACAACGAAAATCACAAAAGGATGTCACACAAATCAAATGTGATGTCATGCCCAGTACAACTTAAAagcattatttatttaaaaaaaaatcccatGATCCCAATAGCAAAACTCACCAGTTCTCTTTTcattctctttcttatttttttccTCATCGTCTCTTCTTTCCTCTtttacatatataatataatacTATTGAAGCATTAACAGCTGAATACAGTGGCACAAAAAAGTACCTTTTGTTCAATTCTGATCGATTTCCCTTGTCCTAAAATCTCTTGCAAAGTTTGGTTaagttccttctcctcttctgcaGGAAGTGGCTGATGAAGAAAATGTAAAACACATAAATGACTAAATGattgataaaatattaatttaaaaatattaagtaaCTGGCATAGAGTTAGTTGCAAATATTGATTTCTGGCAGTTTTATATATCTACTTCTGGTCCCAAAGGGTCAAcctgatacaaaaaaaaatttaccaaTGGCACATAAACCAAAAAGTACAATTCTGAAACATAAAACTTAGTTTATGAATGGTAATTACTATATAAAATTAACATGTGAAGTAAcaaccataaaaaaaaaagaaaaagtcaataataataaaagattatTTCTACCACTTGATTAGATATTTCCAAAAATTTCTTGGATGAACTAATATCAATCTGGCAACACACTAAGCATGTCAGAAAATTAGATCATGCTACAAGAATCAAACTTGCATTTTCTTTAAGTGTAAAATTGTTGATCCTAAATGACAAATTGCTATAAGATTTTATGTATGAAATACCTCAATGTCAGTAAGCCATAAAATTTATTAGAAATTTTGAGTACAACAATTTAGTGTCACCTAAGCCATAAAACTAGCGATCAGAAGACAACAATGGAGAGATTCTACAGCATTCTTTATTATATCAACTTATCTTAAAGCAAAGGAGCCATGATATTGACAAATATGTTTCCATGCATACAATGAATAATCAAATATAACATGTTTAATATCTAACTAAAGAACAGATATAATGTCTCTAAACTTGCTTCACATCATCTGCAATTTCTTAACAATGGACTTCTAATTGGTTGGTACATATGCAAGTTATGATTCAAAGCAGAACACTTACAATAACTGTTGTGACAATGACTTTCACCTCTCCCCTCTGCGCCATAGTCAACTCAACAAACCTCTTAGCAATGGATTCAATATAGCTGAGTCTTCCATTATCAGCCAAGACAGCTTgtataatttaagaaaaaaaaggtcAGAAgtaagattcataaaaaagaaaagacaacTGCCTTCATCAACATAGTCAATATTCTAGCACATGAACACAATTTTCAGTTAACCAAAAAATAGAAGAATTAATCTGCAATAACAAACAACTTGCAAGTATTTGGTGCTAATATTATACCAGGTAACTTCTAAATATAAAAGATTCAAAAGTTGAGGGGATGCATATTTCAGAATGACAGACATAAAACAATATCATGACCAATTGTATTGTCAAGTCCAACATAGATGTCCTTATAgaataaatcaatatcatgaaCATAAAACAATATTTCAGAATGGCAGGCTTTGACACCGGTATTAAAACAGTTAACTTCTAAATAAAAACTGAGTGCTGTTGTCATGTCCAACATAGATGTCCTTATAGTATAATATATTCAAGAACAATTTCCAAGGAAAAGAGTTGATACCCAAAAAATTCTTAGTGACATCAGAAAAGCCAACATCAGAAAAAATTTGTTGCACAGCCCTCACACGTGTTTCCCTAGGCACTGATAAATCCTCGATGAACTGTGAAAACAAAGGACTCCTTTTTGAAGCCTCTACCAAGTCGAGAATCTCAGATTCAACTTTGTCCAATGTATTTGCCTTGGAGGCAGCAAGAAATAGAGCAGATGCATAATTTCCTGAACCTCCAAATAGTGATAAAGGCACCTGTAATTTCAATATAAAACACTAATTGAAAGTCCATACAGAAAATAAACCTCATCTGAAACTAACATAAGGAAATATTGCAAGTATCAGGAGATATTCACACACTGGGAGAAAActataatttaaaaatacataaaaatcCAGATAAATTATTCTTCAGTATCTCCTCCTAAAAAAATCAATCCTCCTTTCTCCCTTTAATTAAGAAACCCACAATTAAAAATGGTTTGTAACTCAAAATATGAAATCACTGATGATTATGTTCTTCTAGGATCATAAGTATTTGAGTTCTTTGGTTATACTAAGAATGTACACTTTTCTTCTTGATAAAACACTAACATTGTCCACCCTGTCTCCTCTTGATTCAGTTGTTCCTCACTTCCATTTCTCTGAATATGCATTTATTTCTTGAAGGCATAATTAAATAGCACACATGCTCATTCATATGATGTACAGATACAATTTATCTATCATGTGTTTCATTAttgaatagaatagaatagaatacaCATACCATACTGCCAGGACGTTTCTAAAATACAGCAAAAATTGCTGAGAAGAATAACTAACTAATTTGTACAGTCACAGATATCAAAGTATATGTATTGGCATCGAATAGAGATACACCAACAGCTGTATAACCTATGTAGCCATACGTAAAGTAGAGAAAGTTAGGTGGATTATCTTTCAAAACCAGGAAGACAATCGGATGCCCCAAAAATAGAGAGACAAGATAGATTCTTCAGCCAATGGAGACTTAGAAACCAATCAAACAAGGGGCCCCTTTGCTTAATTAGTTGTATTATTGTCTTTGCCATCTAACACCTATGAAAGATAATTTAATGCATCTGCATGTTATCTACTCAAGGAAGTCAAGTAATCCTCTTAAAGTTTCAGTTTTACCTATGTAGGTAACTTTTTAGTTTTAGAAATTGGTTTCACATCCTCGACTAGGATTTAATTTTTCAAGAATGACATCTCTGGAGTTTCTGGCCCCATGAAGATGCAGAGAAGTGTTATTGTCAGTGAATATTGACCTGCTCCCATTGAGCCAAGTGTGGCATTCTATATATGATTGGTGTCACTCGATAGATAGATAATGTAACCTAAGACAATACTTCCACAAGCAAAGTTTTCAGCAAGATACATGGTGCATTAATCAACTAATATTTAAATGAGCTCTGAAATACACAGAAGACATATTCAACTATAATCCCACAACAATCTGCAATTCTCTCTATGCTCATTCAATAAGCAAGCCGTGGAATGCACCGAAAATACAGATGCATCAGATCAGATCACTGATATAGCAGTTCCGAGAAATGGATGCATTCGTCAAAATTGAGCTAATGCTACTTAAAAACATTACACcaagaagataaaagaaaaggTAAGCGTTAGTGATATAACAAAAACATTCTAAAATTGTATCGAGGTGTGACCTTTACCTTAACATTTGTAATTGGTTTTGCTTGGGTTGCAAAGGTCTTCAACCCCTGCAAGAAAGGCAAAGATTCGCTCGTTAACTCCACGGTCAAAGCACACCGACGCCCGATTCAAGAAATAACAAATAAGACTACGGGGCGAATTAATCTCGATCTTTCCGACCGAAACTAGATTCGACAACCGCAAACCAAAAGCGCAAAGAATGGATCACGGGAAAGCCAAAAGAATAAGATGTGGAACAGCTAAATGGCAACACAGATCGCGATTACATCTGTTACCAACTTAGGGCTTACAAAGGTCAGATCAGCGGCCGATCGAACGCAGAGGGCCGGCGATTCGACCGCAACGATCTTTCTGAAGAAGGGGAGAGCAGATCTGAGACGCCCTGAGAGAGCCATCGGGAACCCTAATGCTTTCGCCGCCTCCGCCGGAGACCCAAATCGATGCGAGGAGGAAATGGTGTGCGCAAGCGGATCGGTTTGGAGGACTGCAACGATTTATTAAGAGAACAGTGATCCTGACGTGGGGTGTTTCTATCACAATCATGTATGTGTCTCCTGTTATGAGAGACTCAGACGATCCTGCCATGCGACGAGTTTGTTCCATGTAATtattcaacaacgaatgaaatcaTTCGAGTGTTCCGTTCTTGTAATCACCGGCAGTGAGCGGATTCCCGACGGGCTCATCGTTTACACCAAACTGGGCCAAGCCAAATGTTGGCGGATAACAGAAGCCTATATATATAGCCCATGAAGTGTGAGTACGGTGATTTTCCGGTGCGCTCACCGCGGCCGATAGGATGACAAAGTGCCGTCCAAAATTTTCTTTCCAGCCTCAAAACTGTCAAATTCGTGTGTTTTGATTGTGCCATCGGTGACTGGAAcagaaaaacaaaataataaatagagaatatatcatcgacatcaacgagttatcatcataaattaaattattaataatatacaattaattataatgtttttgagTTATCATCATTTAAATATAATTCTCttgcataatattttatataaatctaaaaaatttagatattttcTTTAATGCTTTCTGAAAACCTTAAAAAGAATCCTCTTTAGCTCAAAAATACTTCAATATATATAcaagatatttaaaaaataaattctaattataatgatttatttcattcatgatAATTATTTCTCGTACGCTCGAACCTTCTAGACTCGGGACCGGCGGGACAACCGTGTGATGTCCCTGGTGATCACATGAAGTCCTTGTCAAACGAACAGTTCGAGACGTGTGAGACTACGGTGGACAGCATATGAACTTTACGTCGATACTGACGGCCGAGACGTATTTGCTATAAGAAACCATCAGACGCTCGGATGGTGATAGCTACAGCCAGTGCCTCGGTGCTCGACTTGGCAGTAAAGCTTGCATGCTGACGTCCCAGTTGAGTCGGCCTGGAGCCGACTGTGGCAACTCAAGCAAGCCATTTTCTCTTCTACTCTCATCTGCAGGAGATTGGGAAGCTTGGGAGCAGTCAGGGTTCCCACCAGATTGACTACTTTTACATCTATCTCGTCTTCTTTGGTCTCCCAACGCCTCTTCTCATATGCTCTTGCCGTTAGGTGGGAGCTGGCCACCGGCCCTCGCTTTTGTCAGAATTATGGCGACGATCCCCAGCCTTAAGAGGGCGGCACGCATTTGCATGACATAATGCACTCGCTCATAAATGAGCTCGCCAagtcagagaaaaaaaaaggagcccCGTCTTCCtttattcttctcttcctctcgctAGCTTTCACTACTCGCGCTGCTACTTACTCCTCCAGGACAGCAGTCCTTGATGAAGATCATCAACATGGGAAGAACCACTTTCCgtgactcctcctcctcctcgtctagaAGACACTTCCAGTGGAGGATAAGGAGGTCAccgaaggaaggaggaggagtatCAGAGAGGAAGGAGTGGGATGAGGTTGAAGAGAACGCAGGTCTCGGTTTGTTTTCCTCCTCATACTACACTTACAAGAAATACCAGAGTAGCGCCACGCCGACCGCCTCTGTTGCTGCTGCAGCGCCGAAGAGAGCTTGGGCGTCGGAGACTGCCGTGTCGAGGCTTCTGTCGGTTCTGGCGGCCGCAGCTTCCGGTCGCCGGAACCGATCGACAGGGCTTGGAGTCTACGTCACGGGGACGCTCTACGGGTACCGGCGCGGGTACGTCCGCCTCGCCTTCCAGACGGACAGCAAGTCGTGCCCGGTGGTGCTCGTCGAGCT of Musa acuminata AAA Group cultivar baxijiao chromosome BXJ2-3, Cavendish_Baxijiao_AAA, whole genome shotgun sequence contains these proteins:
- the LOC103979251 gene encoding ATP synthase subunit O, mitochondrial produces the protein MALSGRLRSALPFFRKIVAVESPALCVRSAADLTFGLKTFATQAKPITNVKVPLSLFGGSGNYASALFLAASKANTLDKVESEILDLVEASKRSPLFSQFIEDLSVPRETRVRAVQQIFSDVGFSDVTKNFLAVLADNGRLSYIESIAKRFVELTMAQRGEVKVIVTTVIPLPAEEEKELNQTLQEILGQGKSIRIEQKIDPSILGGMVVEFDQKVFDMSIKTRAKQMEKFLREPINFDNF
- the LOC135606548 gene encoding protein MIZU-KUSSEI 1-like isoform X1, which codes for MKIINMGRTTFRDSSSSSSRRHFQWRIRRSPKEGGGVSERKEWDEVEENAGLGLFSSSYYTYKKYQSSATPTASVAAAAPKRAWASETAVSRLLSVLAAAASGRRNRSTGLGVYVTGTLYGYRRGYVRLAFQTDSKSCPVVLVELATPTSTLVREMASGLVRIALECDRKARSGGGGKAASTRLVEEPLWRSYINGKKCGYAVQRNCGPADWKLLRAVEPVSMGAGVIPGVGSGAGSTDRDVMYMRARFERVVGSKDSEAFYMMNPDGHGSTELSVYLLRV